TTCGGTAATAATTCCAATGGGTTTTCGGGTATTAAGGTTGTCTACAATTACCACGCAGCCAATATTATTATTAGACATTATTCTCGATACTCCAATTAAATTTACATTCTGTTCAGCGACTATGATATTTTTGTTCATTAAATTTGTGATCCCAATGGAATCAATACTCATATAGTCTTGATATAATACGTTTATATAAAAATACCTTCTTTCTGATTTGGTTGTATTTTATTATTATTTAAAAACTAGGTTAATGTCAGGGTTATCACTAAGCCACTTTGCATTATACTAATTTAATTGATCAAAAAAATTTTTCTAGTATAAAGATAAGTGATATGAATGGACGGATATATTAGGTCAGCAAGAATTCACGAGTATAACAAACCATTGGAATTGGATAATATTTACAAACCTGTCATAAGTCGTGATGAAGAAGTCCTAGTAAAGGTTGGAGCTTCAGGATTATGCCATAGCGACCTTCATCTTATTAGCGGCGAATGGAGAAATATTATCCCATTAAATCTACCAAAGACACCAGGGCACGAAATAGCAGGATGGATAGAAGAAGTTGGTACATCGGTACCGGAAAATATCATGAAACCAGGTGACTTGGTAGCAGTTTTTGGCGGCTGGGGTTGTGGTTGGTGCATACAATGTAAGTCAGGAGATGAGCAACTTTGTGCTTTTGCTAAATGGCCCGGGTTATCGTCTTTTGATGGAGGATTTTCTGAATACCTGCTAGTCCCCTCATACAGATTTTTGGTGAATGTACGGAGTTCGGAAGTTGTACCTGAGAATTTGGCACCATTAACTGATGCAGGTTTGACGCCTTATAGAGCAATTAAGAAGATAAAGAGCATACTTGGACCAGGTAGAAATATCGGAATACTTGGAATAGGTGGTTTAGGCTCATATGCCGTACAATATGCAAAAATCTTGGGAGGCGGTTCTAAAGTATTTGCGATGGATAGATCTGAAAGCAAATTAGAATTAGCAAGCAAATGCGGCGCGGATCATTTGGTCAATCTGCGTTCTATTGATAATCTGGTTGATAGAATTAGGGCCCAGACAGGAGGTAAGATGCTAGACGTCATCATTGATTGCGTAGGAACAGACAAAACGTTTTACGACTCTATAAGTATACTCGCAAAAGGAGGCTGTGTAGTAATAGTAGGTCTGTTTGGAACGGCTGCCAAGATCCCAATAGCAATGACTGTACTAAATGAATATAAAATATTTGGATCCTTATGGGGCAATTATAATGAACTAAGAGAAGTAATAGAATTATTAAATGAAGGTAGAATTAAGAACCATATAACCAAGTTTAGACTGGATGATGTTAATGAAGCTATCAAATTGTTGAAAGAGGGTCAAATAATTGGAAGAGGTGTGTTAATTCCATGATATTCAAATATTTATGATACGGAATTGTTGTTGATGAACCTAATTGGGGGATTTAACCTAAATGTTAATATCTATCAACAAAGATATACCATACTGTAAATAATTTGACTTTATGAAAATCATAGTTCCTATTGATGGTTCTACTCCATCCATAAAGGCTTTGGGATATGCAATTTATCTACTCAAACTTATGAATCCCAATACCGGCGATTCAAGAAATAAATCTAACGAATACTGATAACCATACTTCCTCAATTTCATCTGCCTTTAGGGTTTGAAAAAAATCCATGTAGTCTATTGAGATGGGTCAAAATGTTTCTTTGTCTCATTTCATCGAAGAAATAAATGGATAATGGAGAAATAGTGGCTAAATAAGTTATCGGAGAAGAGAGCTCGATATCCCAAATCAGATATTTCTATAAGAACAAACTTGTTGGAAGGAAGTAATTCTAGGAGGGCCATTGCTGGAAGAACTGTAAAATTTTCAATAGAAAGACAAGTAGATCATGTCATAGTAGGGAAGTTGGATGAGGAGGTATTTCAAAAATAAAGGCCATTGGCAGTGTTTCAAGAAATTTAGTAGAAATATCAAAACATCCTGTATTAATAATACATTAACGATGACAATGAATTATGTACCTCCAAATCTGCAAGTCGATACTCGGATCACTTTTCTTTAACGAGCTAGCAGTTATTGATTGTAGTTGAAAATTAGACAAAAAAAACTATTACTGAAATAGGCCTTATCATTGTATAAAATTATATATAAAAGCTTAAGAAGGTTCCTACCATATAGGAAACTAGTGCTGCAACGCCTCCTATTATTAATGTGATAAGGCCCGACCTTATTGAGGATTTGTTAACAACTCTTCCCGTTATATAGCCTATGCAAAAAAAAGCTAATAGTGTAAAAACAATCGAATAAATAAAAATATCATTAGTGGTAAAACCTGCAGGATTGTTTATGATAAATAGAAAGATAAAAGGAAGGAGTGGGATAATGCCAACCACATTGAAAGCAACAAATGTTGTAACTGCTTTGAATATTGGATTCTCATCGTCTACATTCGATATCCCCATTTTCTCTTTCATTAGAACATCGACCCAAATCTTTCTATTAGAAACTATAATCTTGATCAAGTTTTCTAATAATTCATCTTTAAAGCCCTTTTCTGCATAAATATTTTTAATTTCAGATATCTTGAATTCAGGAAACTCTTGAACTTCTTTATTCTGTCTATTTCGCTCTTTCTCGATGTACTCAATTCTTGATCTTGTGGATAAATAATTACCCATAGCCATTGAAAACCCATCTGCAAAAAGGTTTGCAAATCCTAAAATTATAACAATGGCAGGTGCTAATGATGCGCCCACTACACCTGCAACTATTGCAAATGTGGTAACAGCTCCATCTGTTGCACCATAAACAAAATCTTCTATCGTCCACTTCAAGATTATGAATATATCTTCTCTAGGTTATATAATACGATTTGGATAGTGTCCCTAAAATTCAAATTAAGTCTTTTCACAAAGCTTTTTGATAAAAAGATTGTACTAAAGAGTTAAAGATAACCCAATTATGGCATATTAATTTCGATATGGGGTCAAGAAATCCTAAATTCGATATTATTTGGATAGGTGGCATTGTAAGAAACACTCAAGAACAACAATATAAACATGCATCTTATTTCATAATATATGAGATTATTAGCATTGGTTGACGGTTCTGAACATTCACTAAGGGCACTAGATTATTCGATAAACCTATTGAACGGAATTGGTATAAGTGAAAATAGACCTAAGAAAAGCGCTAAAAATAATCACGAATTAATAATTTTAAATGTGTTACCAACTATACATTCTTCACCTGGAATTTTAACTCCAATCAAACCATCTAAGGATGGTAAAAGTATTTCATTGGATCAGTATACTAACCAAGTTAATAGAATTATAGAATCAGAATGGGTTAAGAATCTTGAGGAGCTCAAAATAAAATACGAGAAATCCGGAGTACGCACAAGTACGAAGATTCTCAAAGGAAGTCATTCCAGTCGTTATGTTGCATACAGTATCATCAAATTTGTAAAGGACCAAAAGGTAGATCTTATTGTCCTAGGAAGTGTTGGCCTAGGAGGGGTCTTAAAAAATAAGGCACTTGGTAGCGTTACTAGAAATATTGCTGAAATTTCTACATGTCCAGTTCTAATTGTACCCTGACATAGAAATAATTCCTTTGGCTTTTAAGAATCACCCACATATTTTTACAAGATTTCTATATCTCTTTTTAAGTTCATCGCTGATTTGCTGAAAATTCTTTTATCCATTTCCTTTATTTCTGTAGCCATCTGGGGCTTAAATTCCATTTTCTCTAAAATATCTTTGTCAATATCAATACCTGGTGCGGTTTCTACCAAAACCAATTCGGTTCCATTTAACTTGAATACGGCTCTTTCTGTAACATACATAATCTCCTGTCCATATTTAGATGCTTGATACGAACTGAAGGAAATTTTATAAACATCTTTAACAAACTTTGCGATTGGTCCATCCTCGAGTATTTTGATTCCGTTCTCTTTTACATCTATAATATTATTTCCTCCCCTAAATGATCCTGCAAAGTAAATTTTAGATACTCCACCTGCAATAACTGGGAATCCACCTGTGCCAAATAATCTATTAGGTAGTATTGAGGGATTTACATTTCCGAATCTATCAATTTGTAAAAAGCCCAGAGATGCTGCATCGATGATTCCACCCTCAAAGTTAGAAAACATGTCTGGCATTGTGGAGAGTGCAAACGCCCCCATCGCTAATCCAAAGTCATTTCCTGACAATGCCACTCCTCCCCACGGTCCCGATTCAATAACTGTTATTATAATATTTATAATGTTTTCTTCGGCAGCAACTGATGAAATTAACGCAGGAATTCCAATTCCTAAATTCACTAATACAGGGGCCTGTTTCTGTGTAAAGAGTTCGAGGAACTCAAGAGTCACCCTCCTAGCAATCACCATTTCATATTCTTTTGATTTATCTAGAAGAATACCACGATCCAAATTATTATACATGGGAGAAACAATTTGACTAGATAATCTTGGGTCGTATGCAATTGATCCTGTTTGCCAGTGGTATTCCATTGGAGAAATTACAATGTGATCAACAAGTGGAAAAGGTACATCAACATGTCTTGGATTTATGGCCCCAGTCTTTGTTATCCAGCGCACTTGTGAGATTACTTTTCCCTGTTTTGGTCTTGCTTTGGTAGCCTGTGCAATACTAAGTACGGTTCCTCTGATTCCCTCCTCTTGTGTTGACAAATTACCCATTTCATCTGCAATAGAAGTTCTTATTAGTGCATAACTTGGTTTTGGCGCTCTATATAAAAGATAGTCCTCGCTGTCAATACTTAATAGTTCAATATTACATGTTTTTTTGTTTCTCCCCAATTCGTTGAGAGCAGCATCATCATTTCTTGGATCTAAAAATGTATTCAAGCCTATTTTAGTTAATAGACCCGGCCTTCCAGATGCTATTTCTCTAAACCAGTAAGCAGTGATTCCTATCGGCCAACCATAACACTCTATTCTGTTGTCTATAACCATTTTTTGTAACCATGGGGAAAACCCTAAAAATGGCATTAACATACCCACTAAAAATTCTTGATCGGCATCATGAAACAATATTTGAGCAACCTGATCTAAGGATCTCCCTGGGACTGCTGGTAGTGCATCAGAAATTATGAAAATATTCTTTGGGTGACCTGTTCTTTGATACGTTTTAAAAAGCTCGTTTATCAAGTATTCGGGAGTGGTTGCCATATTAAAACCAGATATAGCTACTACAGAATCATCACCAATACTATCGAGGATAGAAACGTCATCCACCTTACCTAACATATTATGAAATACTTATCACAGTATGTTCATAAGGATATTGATATTTGATAATGCTCCCCATCTGGATGGATATTCCTTTAAATTTTGAGTAGAAAGTTGATATTTCTAATCGGCTTCCTCCGTACTGAATTCTTGAATATTTAGATACCCCAATCTTCGGTATTCAGATCCTGATTCCCTTAAAGAACAATTCATAAATGTATATCTTAGTTATAAAAGCAATATCAAATTTTGAGCAGTTTCTCTTTCTATTGATATAGAATTTTCTAGAATTCCATTATCAAGAAAGTTCAACTAAACTCCCAACGATTTGAGACTCTTGTTGGAGAACATGTTCAGAACAATACATGTGGAACAATAAAAGACTAAAATTGGTCCATAGAGGGCCAAACGATCATTTGGTATTAATCTTTTAACGAAAGTGGATCCATCATTCACATATAAATAGTACTCATTAAAGATCAGCCTTGGAGGTAATATTCACCATTTTAATATTTGTACATTTAAACAAATATTGTTATTAAATCCGACTAAATTACGTATAACATGATATCTAGCATATTGGTGACTGATGATGGAACCGAATCTTCTGACAAAGCAATAGAGAAGGCATCAGAACTTGCAAAACAAATGAATGTCCTCCTAATCTTGCTACATGTCATTGATGATATTGGAATGCCCCGAACACTAGTTTTAGGAAATGACAAACCTGCAATTGAAGTAGCTAGAGTAACAATAGGGAAAGCCATAGAAAAAGGATGGAGACAAAGAGCTAAAACTATAATCGATAAATTGGAGAAGGAGGAGAAAATACCAAACGTTCGAAGTCATTGTGTATGGGGAGTTGCTTCAGAAGAAATCTTAAAGTTTGCAGAAAGAAACAAGATAGATATGATTGTCATGGGTCCTGGCAAACGCCTAAAAGGATTTTCAAAGATAGGGGCTCTGGGAAGCGTTACCAGGAAAGTATCTGAGTTGGCTAACTGCCCAGTCCTAATAGTTCACTAAAAAAAGATTGTTATTTACATTTGTAACTCGATTTCGTAATATGTTTAAACAGAAGAGTAATTAATTTTGCATATTTCAATTTTAAAAAATGAGTGTATGCCAGATAATTATTACTAACAAAAGAATCCTCAGTAAACGTGTTAATCGTAGAATAGAATGAATGAAAGGTGAAAAAGAAATGGTCCAAAAACTTGACTAACGGTTTTATCTATCTAAATTATAAAAACATCCACCTCTATTTTCTTTTTTTATTCCCTTAAATCGGAATCTGTTATTTATTTAAGAAATGAACCCTACAAAAATAAGTGGATTAACTAAAATGATTGTGTTAATTATGCACACGAAATGGATATTCTACATTGAATTTACTTTCAGAAAGAAAGGCAGATGGATCCCCCAACCCCATTTCTTATTTGGCCCAACCTTAATATATCTAGATTGAGGATTACCTGTATTCGCCGTATAACTGCTTTGATGATCAACTGCGTCCGCTATTCCTTATATACTAATACACGGGATTTGCAAGGATCAGTATTCTTTAAATCTTCTTTAGTTAGAGCACCCCCTGTTATTTATCAAATATTTATCTAATTTGTAGATTTAAGATTATTCATTCCACCTACACAAAAATACTTGATACCAAAATCAAAACCTACCTGAACATCACCTAGAAGACACTTGCATATCGGAGGTGGAAAATGAACTAGAAGTGGCTATTTTCGAAATTCCGATTTAATATAATCAATTTCTATTTCAGCAAATATTCTTCTTATATTATTAATTATCCGATGTTGGTTTTAAAACTAATCTGTATTTAAAGGACTCGAGGTTTATGACTTTTACTTAGAAGTAGAGATTTGGATTTGGTAAATTTTTATGCTTATAGGGTGTTCGGATGGATATTTGTTTACGAGGTTTTCTTAGAGTAAAACAAACTCTATAATCTATAATTAGGAAGTATCAACTTAGAATTTGTTAATTAGATTCATACCATCTCGAAAAAACAATTTGAGTTCAGTATTTATTAATACCTGATCTAATATTTCATATTCTCCATGTATTGTCAAAAATATTTAAACTGCAAAATGCTAAGCCAATATCCATTAAACAAATGAATGCCGAGGACAGTAAGTATGATTAGTCTCTGTATAATGTAAGTAGTCTACAAAATTTTAATATATATTTAACATCTATCATAAAATATGCGACATATTGCAATCAACGGGTTTGGCAGAATTGGACGAATTTTTTTGAGGACAGCATTGAAAGATAAGGAATTTTCAGCATTGGTCAACGTGGTTGCAATTAATGATCTGGGAGATATAAACACTCTTGCACATTTATTTAAATATGACAGTATTCACGGAAAATTTGACGGTCAAGTTACCGTCGACAATAAAGACAATACCTTAACGATAAATAACAATAAGATAAAAGTATTTTCCGAAAAGGATCCTGAACATTTGCCTTGGAAAACGTTGAATGTGGATCTGGTTTTAGAATCTAGTGGGAAATTTAATGATAGAGAAAAAGCAGTAAAACATCTTCATGCAGGAGCGAGTAAAGTTGTAATTTCAGCTCCCGCCAAAAACCCCGATATCACAATGATTCTTGGGATAAATGATGAAAAGTACAAACCTCTTGATCACCATATCATATCAATGGCATCATGCACAACTAACGCACTTGCTCCTGTTGCAAAGATATTAAATGATGAATTTGGAATAGAGAAAGGGTATATGACTACAGTTCATGCTTTTACCAATGATCAGAACTTACTTGATCTGTCACATAGAGATCTAAGGAGAGCTAGATCGGCCCCAGAATCTATAATTCCAACAACTACTGGAGCAGCCAGATCAATTGGAGAGGTCATTCCGGAACTAAAAGGAAAGTTAGATGGAATGGCTTTAAGAGTTCCTGTCAGTGATGGTTCAATTATCGATCTGGTGGTAACACTAAAAAAGGACGTTACCAATACAGAACTTAATAACGCCTTTAAACAATCGTCTGAGAAAAAATTCAAGAATATACTTTCTTACACTGAAGACCCTATTGTTTCATCGGATATTATTGGAGACCCACATTCCTCTATTGTTGATGGCCTTAGTACTATGGTATTAGGAAAAAAAGGTAACACTGTGAAAGTTTTGTCTTGGTATGATAATGAATATGGGTTCGCATTCAGAATGATGGAACTTATAAAATACATCTTAAAATCTATGGATTAAGTATCTTGCTAAGTTAATCCACAAAAGTTATAGCATGCACATAATTGAGCACTCGACAGCGAACAAACATATTTGAGATTTGTAGTAGACAAACATTATCGAATATTAGAAAGGACAAAATGTAAACTATGGATGTCAATTGTCAGTTTGAATAGGACAACCATTATGGATTCCAACTATTCAAAAAAGAATTGTCCAATTGTATCCTTTATTCCGATTGGGAATAGTTTTTCGTAATGTGATGTACACTATAGTTATGATCATTAACTATTTGAACCACAATAATTTTATATTCAGTTTCGAAACATGTGTTAAATTTTAATAATGCAATGTGAAAACATATGACAAATAAAATCTTGAAAATATTAGAGTATTGCCGTGGAAGTTAAATTGTTTTGGTTCTTGGGAAGAACCTTGTTTGGCAGTATTTATTTCACACTATACCTTTGAATTGACCGTGGATCACTAAAATTGATTTAGGAAGACCTACTTTATGCATCATTCGTTTTTACCCATATCAGCTATTGCTTTTATAATGTCTGTTTTGGTTATTATTCCTACTATTTCCTGTGATTTGTTGATTACAGGAATGCCACTTATACGATTCTCAATCATTATTTTGGCAGCTTCAAATAAGTTTGCCTCCTCATCAATAACTAGTGGATCAGCTGTCATCATGTCCTTGATCATTATAGGTTTTCTTACCTTTGCATCGTTCGTTTTTTTCTCATTTAATGCGTTTTTAAATCCTTTGGATTGAGTTTCAAAATTTAGGTACTTTCCCTTGGGTATGATGTCACGGCTAGTAATTATTCCTATGGGTTTATCTTCCTTTATCACAACTATTCGTGAAATTTTAAATTGACTCATCAGAGATGGTATTACGGATAAATCTTCTTCCGGACTCACACTGATTACATTCTTGGTCATGTATTCACGTACAATAAAGTTACCAAAACCTTGTGTAGCAATTAACGCTATCAAATCAGTCTTTGTAATTATTTTATTTGAGTGGTTTTTCTCATCTAAAATTAAGAGAGAGCTTATGTTTTTGTCCAACATTATTTGAACACATACACCTAGGGATGAATTCTTATTTACAGCATACAGATTCTTCTTATCTTGGAGAAATTCCTCTAATAATACCTCTTCTAAATTCCTTTTGTCATCCAAATGACTGGACAAAAATCTTCCGATATCTTTCTCAGTAATTATTCCGATTGGTTTTTTGTCCTCGGGAGACGTGATCACAATTCTTTTTATATAATATCTTTCCATTATGTTCCTCGCATCAAGAAAATTTTTGTTTGACTCTAAAGATACGAGAGGTTTAGCAACATGGAAAGCATTTAGTACAATCTTATTATTCCTGTTCTGAGACATAAATACAAATGACTGATATATGCTATTAAGACTTTATTATTAGACAATATTGGATGTAAATTTTTAGGTCAAAGGCATAAATGTATTCATTTGTTATAGAAGCCATTTAGAAATTTGAGGATATGAAATGGATGCTATTCAGATTAATGTCACCTCTACTAATGATACAAAACCATTTGATGAGAATGGCGGTCCACCCGCAGGACCCTTTACGGCAGTTAGACATATGTTTGACGATCAGCTCATAGAGTTTACCACATTTGCAAACCGAATGATAAAACAATCATGCTGTGTCAACTATATGGCAGCTTTTCTCCAAATGCAACTTTAATAGGAATAAAATATATGATTGATTTTAAAATGTATCAAACTTCACATTATCCTACAGAAAAGAGCCCGAACTGACATTATCATAAAGAGGAATTCTTACTATACCGACCAAAGCAAAAATTCCCACTATTAAATTACCAACAACAAATGGAATAGTTAGCTAAACTGCCAGAGTCTTGTGGAAAAATCATCTTAACTTGGAATTCTATATTACATTATCTGTATTTTCTCCTCAAAAAGAACAGGTCCAACATCATCTCCCGGTTAACCAGACGGTAAATAATGATATTGAAAAAACGTTGGGAGTGTTAGTCAACCGTTATAGTACTAATCTATTTTTTTATCCTTACGCCTCACCTCAACAAGTTGTCTGATTCTTCCAGATAGATAAACAAAGATGATAATACCAATGATACAAACAACTCCATCCAGCATTACTTGAGCCTCAAACTGAAGCAAAATTGTGACTGACAATACTATTCCTATTCCTGGCAGTAAAGGAAACCTTCTAATACTAAGTGGAGAGGAGAATTGTCTATCAATTTTGATTTTTTTATAGCGTAGCCGTATTAACGCCAAATTTATGATGATATATATTATAAGAACACAAAATACTGTTACTCCGGCAATTACTGGTAAGGCACCTTCAAATAACACGATAATCAAAATTGCGATAAACATGACCGTTAAAATAGATAGCCAAGGTGTCCTTCGTTTTGAGTGTATCTTAGATAAGATACTTGGCAAAGTGGATTTTACATCATTTGAAATTCCATAAATTAACCTAGATCCCGAAATTAACATCATCAATACAGTATTAGAAGTTGCAAAGAGAGCTATTATTGAAAGGATAAGAGTTCCTAAGGTTCCACTTGCTTTTTCAGCTGCCTTCGCTAATGGAGCTTTTGATAGGTATAAGTCATGCCAGCCTACCAAGGATATCGCTGAAATAGCTACTAGAATGTAAATTACACTAGTAACTACTATTGATATCATTAGAGCCTTTGGTATGGTTTTGTTTGGAGACTTTGTTTCATCAGCAATATTTACTATATTTTCAAATCCAAAAAAAGCAAAGAATATCAATCCCACTGCTGAAAATATTAGTCCAATTATTAGATTAGGGTGGAGGATTGATGATGAATAAATTGGAACCTCAAAATAATTTGTATTGTATACGTTTCCATATACAAACGCAGCAATAATGATAAATAAAAGACCAATTAATTCTATGAATGTAAAAAGTATATTGAGATTAATTGATTCAGAAATGCCATAAAAATTAATCATTGATAGCAATATAATCAAAATAATTGCGATGATAATTTCAGGTATATAAGGGATGAATATACTCATGTAGCCTGAGAATCCTACTGCAACCGATGCAGCTGAACATACAATGACAAAAATAACAATGCAGCCTACAGTTAACGATAAGAACTCATTTTCAAATGCTGCTCTTACAAACAGGTATTCTGCAGCACTTCTAGAAAAGAGGGATGAAAGTTCCGCATAACTTAATCCAATTACTAATGCAAGTAAACCTGCAATAATAAAAGAAATCCATACGGTATTGCCGGCTATTCCGGCTGCTTCACCAATTATTGAATATATCCCTGCTCCTAAGATCAGTCCAATCCCAAAAACAGTTGCCTGAAATAGGCTGATTGTTCTTTTTAATCCTGAAGAAGATCGATCAGTATTATTATCATCATCATCTGCTGCTAACATCTTAGGTCTTATATTTAACGAATTCTGCTTACCAATAAATGTAAATACTCAAGCAAGTTCCTACTATATACGAAACTAACAAAAGATGCTTCCTATTTATAATGTAGTTATGCCACACTTTGAGTGGATTTATTGATTACATTCCCAAAGATAAGGTCTATCCCAAATGTAGAAAAAGCAATAAAAACTGCGGAGTATACAACATAATTGAGAATTTAAACCACCAAATTAATCGCAACAAATGGAATAAGTAATTTGAAGATAAAGTTCTCATTTTTTGCCCATCAGACCAGTTCTTTATCTCAGTAATAGTCTGTCCAAACTTTTCGATTGAAATAATAAAGTTTGCCACTTTATCTAGCAATTTTTCTTTATAGCCTTCTTCTACATGAATATCTCTGAATACAGATATATTGAGCCTAGGAAAATTCTGGATTTATTTATATCATCTCTTTGTTTCTCGTCTTTCACATTCTATCCCTGATCTCGTAAAAGGTTGTCTCCTACAGCCATGGCAAATCCATCAGCAAGAAGATTTGCAAAACCTACAATTATCACGATTTAAGGAGACAAAGATGCTCCAATTACTCCTGCATTTATTGAAAATGTATTAACATCTCTCTAAGTCGCTCTATAACGAAATCTTCTATAATCTATTTCAAGGATATCATAGGTATTCTTAATTCATATATTAATTAACAGAGATTAATAGTGGTAATATTTAATCTATTTGTTCTCTTTTAAGATATTACTAACTAATCCGACTAATTCATGCATTCGAAAACAAAATCTAAAAAAAAGATAAATCTATGGATTTTGGCTCGATTGCAATGAGTTTGATTTCGCACCAATTAATAAAAAGAACAAGATTTAAACATTAGCAATTTAATCTATTTCAATGAAAATTTTAACACTTGTTGATGGATCCGAGCAT
This Candidatus Nitrosocosmicus oleophilus DNA region includes the following protein-coding sequences:
- a CDS encoding NAD(P)-dependent alcohol dehydrogenase — its product is MDGYIRSARIHEYNKPLELDNIYKPVISRDEEVLVKVGASGLCHSDLHLISGEWRNIIPLNLPKTPGHEIAGWIEEVGTSVPENIMKPGDLVAVFGGWGCGWCIQCKSGDEQLCAFAKWPGLSSFDGGFSEYLLVPSYRFLVNVRSSEVVPENLAPLTDAGLTPYRAIKKIKSILGPGRNIGILGIGGLGSYAVQYAKILGGGSKVFAMDRSESKLELASKCGADHLVNLRSIDNLVDRIRAQTGGKMLDVIIDCVGTDKTFYDSISILAKGGCVVIVGLFGTAAKIPIAMTVLNEYKIFGSLWGNYNELREVIELLNEGRIKNHITKFRLDDVNEAIKLLKEGQIIGRGVLIP
- a CDS encoding universal stress protein, which encodes MKIIVPIDGSTPSIKALGYAIYLLKLMNPNTGDSRNKSNEY
- a CDS encoding VIT1/CCC1 transporter family protein, with translation MKWTIEDFVYGATDGAVTTFAIVAGVVGASLAPAIVIILGFANLFADGFSMAMGNYLSTRSRIEYIEKERNRQNKEVQEFPEFKISEIKNIYAEKGFKDELLENLIKIIVSNRKIWVDVLMKEKMGISNVDDENPIFKAVTTFVAFNVVGIIPLLPFIFLFIINNPAGFTTNDIFIYSIVFTLLAFFCIGYITGRVVNKSSIRSGLITLIIGGVAALVSYMVGTFLSFYI
- a CDS encoding universal stress protein, giving the protein MRLLALVDGSEHSLRALDYSINLLNGIGISENRPKKSAKNNHELIILNVLPTIHSSPGILTPIKPSKDGKSISLDQYTNQVNRIIESEWVKNLEELKIKYEKSGVRTSTKILKGSHSSRYVAYSIIKFVKDQKVDLIVLGSVGLGGVLKNKALGSVTRNIAEISTCPVLIVP
- a CDS encoding acyl CoA:acetate/3-ketoacid CoA transferase, whose amino-acid sequence is MDDVSILDSIGDDSVVAISGFNMATTPEYLINELFKTYQRTGHPKNIFIISDALPAVPGRSLDQVAQILFHDADQEFLVGMLMPFLGFSPWLQKMVIDNRIECYGWPIGITAYWFREIASGRPGLLTKIGLNTFLDPRNDDAALNELGRNKKTCNIELLSIDSEDYLLYRAPKPSYALIRTSIADEMGNLSTQEEGIRGTVLSIAQATKARPKQGKVISQVRWITKTGAINPRHVDVPFPLVDHIVISPMEYHWQTGSIAYDPRLSSQIVSPMYNNLDRGILLDKSKEYEMVIARRVTLEFLELFTQKQAPVLVNLGIGIPALISSVAAEENIINIIITVIESGPWGGVALSGNDFGLAMGAFALSTMPDMFSNFEGGIIDAASLGFLQIDRFGNVNPSILPNRLFGTGGFPVIAGGVSKIYFAGSFRGGNNIIDVKENGIKILEDGPIAKFVKDVYKISFSSYQASKYGQEIMYVTERAVFKLNGTELVLVETAPGIDIDKDILEKMEFKPQMATEIKEMDKRIFSKSAMNLKRDIEIL
- a CDS encoding universal stress protein; this translates as MISSILVTDDGTESSDKAIEKASELAKQMNVLLILLHVIDDIGMPRTLVLGNDKPAIEVARVTIGKAIEKGWRQRAKTIIDKLEKEEKIPNVRSHCVWGVASEEILKFAERNKIDMIVMGPGKRLKGFSKIGALGSVTRKVSELANCPVLIVH
- the gap gene encoding type I glyceraldehyde-3-phosphate dehydrogenase, with product MRHIAINGFGRIGRIFLRTALKDKEFSALVNVVAINDLGDINTLAHLFKYDSIHGKFDGQVTVDNKDNTLTINNNKIKVFSEKDPEHLPWKTLNVDLVLESSGKFNDREKAVKHLHAGASKVVISAPAKNPDITMILGINDEKYKPLDHHIISMASCTTNALAPVAKILNDEFGIEKGYMTTVHAFTNDQNLLDLSHRDLRRARSAPESIIPTTTGAARSIGEVIPELKGKLDGMALRVPVSDGSIIDLVVTLKKDVTNTELNNAFKQSSEKKFKNILSYTEDPIVSSDIIGDPHSSIVDGLSTMVLGKKGNTVKVLSWYDNEYGFAFRMMELIKYILKSMD
- a CDS encoding CBS domain-containing protein — encoded protein: MSQNRNNKIVLNAFHVAKPLVSLESNKNFLDARNIMERYYIKRIVITSPEDKKPIGIITEKDIGRFLSSHLDDKRNLEEVLLEEFLQDKKNLYAVNKNSSLGVCVQIMLDKNISSLLILDEKNHSNKIITKTDLIALIATQGFGNFIVREYMTKNVISVSPEEDLSVIPSLMSQFKISRIVVIKEDKPIGIITSRDIIPKGKYLNFETQSKGFKNALNEKKTNDAKVRKPIMIKDMMTADPLVIDEEANLFEAAKIMIENRISGIPVINKSQEIVGIITKTDIIKAIADMGKNE
- a CDS encoding APC family permease, which produces MLAADDDDNNTDRSSSGLKRTISLFQATVFGIGLILGAGIYSIIGEAAGIAGNTVWISFIIAGLLALVIGLSYAELSSLFSRSAAEYLFVRAAFENEFLSLTVGCIVIFVIVCSAASVAVGFSGYMSIFIPYIPEIIIAIILIILLSMINFYGISESINLNILFTFIELIGLLFIIIAAFVYGNVYNTNYFEVPIYSSSILHPNLIIGLIFSAVGLIFFAFFGFENIVNIADETKSPNKTIPKALMISIVVTSVIYILVAISAISLVGWHDLYLSKAPLAKAAEKASGTLGTLILSIIALFATSNTVLMMLISGSRLIYGISNDVKSTLPSILSKIHSKRRTPWLSILTVMFIAILIIVLFEGALPVIAGVTVFCVLIIYIIINLALIRLRYKKIKIDRQFSSPLSIRRFPLLPGIGIVLSVTILLQFEAQVMLDGVVCIIGIIIFVYLSGRIRQLVEVRRKDKKID